AGGGGTTTCCTGCGATTATTCCGCCGCGAACGAAGGCAAAAGCCCTGTTGTAGGCACTCGCCAGCGGGCCGTACTCGGGCCTTATGTAGGGCCGCCCGTCGACGCTCTCACCCGGCCTGAAAGCCTCCCACTTACCCCCTATCAGATCAAGGGCCCTTATCTCCCTCAGGCCCTCTGTGAAGTTGCTGCCGATGCCGAAAAAGGCAGTGTCGTGAACGATCGTTCCCTTGAGGGACGGCTCGTGAATCAAAGCCTCCGCCTTTCCAGTACGCCTGTCAACGGCGTACACACCCAGGTTCGTATGGCCGTCCTCCCTCGCGATGAGGAGCCTGTCGTTGGCGGGGTCGTATATAATATCGCTCACCTCCCCCGCCCAGTCGGTTTCGTGGTGAATGGAATCCTTCCAGAGCAGCCTTATGGAGTCGTTCTCGGTGTCGTAGACGTGGACATGGGAGTACTTGTTGTGGAAGAGTATCCTTCTGTCCTCGCGGTAAACCGCCGGCGCGTGAACCCAGCCACCGAAGTATATGAACTCGTCAACCGTCTCGACCGCGTTGTAGGTGTCGCCGCCGCTGGTCGGGGCATCACCGAGGAGGGTGAAGTCGTAGACCTTTTCCCGTCCATCCCTGACAAAGTGGGCCTCGGCTTCAAAGGCCAGTGTGAAATACAGTGTTCCGTTGTGGTATTTGAGCCCAAAAATTCCACCGCTGCCCCATTCAGGACCGTAGCGACCCGGAAAACGGTAGCTCCTCATGATCATGGTATCACCACTAGTGTTACGCGGCAGGGGCTTATTGGTCTTTCGCATCACCCGGGATGCTTTTATATGTGGGTATCCTAGATTGGAGCATGAGGCCCTACCGCGGACTGGCGATAATATTCGGCTTCTACGCGCTGGGTGAGTTTACAACCTATGTCCTCAACCTGACGATTCCGGGGAGCGTGCTCGGCATGCTCTTCCTCCTGGGCGCGCTGCTCACAGGTGCCATCAAACTGGAGTGGGTGGAGGGTGAGGCCGAGTCCTTCGTCAGAAACATGAGCGTCATGTTCATCCCTCCCGGCGTCGGGATAGTCACCTACCTCGGCCTGATAAAGAGCCAAGCGGTGCCGATATTCGTTGCCCTGATACTGAGCTTCCTGATCACGCTGGTCGTCACCGCGAAGACGGTCGAACTCCTCAGGAGGGAGGAAAAATGAACCCGGTCGGAATAACCCTTACCCTGGTGGTCTTCTACCTGTTCTCGGAGCTTCACGCCAGGAAAAGGGCCTTCTATACCAACCCGGTTCTCCTCTCCATAATAACCATAGCGGCCATTCTCAAGTGGTTCGGAATCCCCTACGAGAGCTACATGGAGGGTGCGGTTATACTCAAGTTCCTCCTCGGGCCGGCGGTCGTGAGTCTGGCAGTTCCGGTTTACAAGGGCAGGGAGACCATAAGGGCCTACGCGAGGGAGATAGCGCTCGGAATAGCAATCGGCGGAACGGTCGCCATCCTCAGCGCATTCTACATCGCCAGGCTCCTCGGCGGAAGCGAGGAAGTTCTCCTCAGCATAGCCCCCAAAAGTGTTACCACCGCCATAGCGATCGGCATAAGCGAGAAGATAGGGGGCATTCCAGCTTTAACCGCGGTCCTCGTGATACTGACAGGGATAATGGGAAACGCCCTCGGCCCCGAGCTACTCGGCCTGGTGAGGGTGAGGGACAGGATAGCAAGAGGACTGGCAATGGGCGTCAGTTCACACGGTCTCGGGACGGCGAGGATAATCGTCGAAGACGAGCTGGCAGGTGCGGTGAGCGGCCTGGCCATGGCCCTGAACGGCGTCT
The Thermococcus sp. 21S7 genome window above contains:
- a CDS encoding CidA/LrgA family protein, translated to MRPYRGLAIIFGFYALGEFTTYVLNLTIPGSVLGMLFLLGALLTGAIKLEWVEGEAESFVRNMSVMFIPPGVGIVTYLGLIKSQAVPIFVALILSFLITLVVTAKTVELLRREEK
- a CDS encoding DUF2139 domain-containing protein, whose translation is MIMRSYRFPGRYGPEWGSGGIFGLKYHNGTLYFTLAFEAEAHFVRDGREKVYDFTLLGDAPTSGGDTYNAVETVDEFIYFGGWVHAPAVYREDRRILFHNKYSHVHVYDTENDSIRLLWKDSIHHETDWAGEVSDIIYDPANDRLLIAREDGHTNLGVYAVDRRTGKAEALIHEPSLKGTIVHDTAFFGIGSNFTEGLREIRALDLIGGKWEAFRPGESVDGRPYIRPEYGPLASAYNRAFAFVRGGIIAGNPFMGEDFRFFRLFEFYTFYAPFRVNAINVGGGILTAYNAHHDAAYRRDSPDAGIEWTSTNTITGPSVLIYVAPPMVKIVGAFGARVTSIEKMDGKLLVATNTTPNTGATEATPFDTGGRDVVVLDEKVVQEKPPAVSFSLPLALPSMVKNLGAGTFGGIPLDGYREPRMVLYLSGDNRLTVHEYDLALPAGDAVSETFDVRAGKNVLDLSSFSGIVSFELEKPDMKGKIRIELV
- a CDS encoding CidB/LrgB family autolysis modulator, coding for MNPVGITLTLVVFYLFSELHARKRAFYTNPVLLSIITIAAILKWFGIPYESYMEGAVILKFLLGPAVVSLAVPVYKGRETIRAYAREIALGIAIGGTVAILSAFYIARLLGGSEEVLLSIAPKSVTTAIAIGISEKIGGIPALTAVLVILTGIMGNALGPELLGLVRVRDRIARGLAMGVSSHGLGTARIIVEDELAGAVSGLAMALNGVFTSLLLPYLIKVLK